From one Oxobacter pfennigii genomic stretch:
- a CDS encoding ATP-binding protein, which yields MDNAVSQEQNPINYGLYFESLSVYRDLFEDSTLGRLYELVSCFLTVDNGEIRSFINYYNDFYFELISQPRTSLKDYIIENILFDDNAFAKLSSKGVEIEEGLKRAVLNDLDCLLSISNLSSQALKRDAKKYLCASSFEESLIDRLPEWQAVSTIKERNEESNTKKTVNILKASEKWSDNFKDLYDFYNKNGTGMFAKYKAFVWERGIEGYYLKGIDNSDPVRLENLIDYTAERQVVIDNTLQFLKGYPANNVLLYGDRGTGKSTAVKAILNEYHTQGLRMVEVPKNNLMDFPLIIRQLKDRPQKFIVFVDDLAFEDSEESFTSLKAVLEGGLESRPKNVLIYATSNRRHLIKEKFSDRAGLHSGNRDDEVNSVDTMQEKLSLADRFGITVVFTSPNQDSYFKIVEGLASQRGIVMDKEELLKEAKKWEIWYNGRSPRTARQFVDWLEGHVGK from the coding sequence ATGGATAATGCAGTTTCACAGGAACAAAACCCTATAAATTACGGATTATATTTTGAATCATTGTCTGTCTACAGAGATCTGTTTGAAGACAGCACCTTAGGCAGGCTTTATGAGCTTGTAAGCTGCTTTCTGACTGTGGATAACGGTGAAATACGCAGCTTTATAAACTACTATAACGATTTTTATTTTGAATTGATTTCTCAGCCCAGGACTTCACTTAAGGATTATATAATCGAAAATATTCTCTTTGACGACAATGCGTTTGCTAAGTTGAGTTCAAAGGGCGTGGAAATAGAAGAAGGCTTGAAGAGAGCGGTATTGAATGATCTGGACTGCCTTTTGAGCATTTCGAATTTATCCTCCCAAGCCTTAAAAAGGGATGCAAAGAAATATCTTTGTGCATCCTCCTTTGAAGAAAGCTTGATAGACAGGCTTCCTGAATGGCAGGCGGTCAGCACCATAAAGGAAAGAAATGAAGAGTCAAATACAAAGAAGACAGTAAATATACTTAAGGCATCGGAAAAATGGAGTGATAACTTCAAGGACTTATATGATTTTTATAATAAAAACGGCACCGGTATGTTTGCAAAATACAAAGCCTTTGTTTGGGAAAGAGGAATTGAGGGCTACTATCTTAAGGGGATCGACAACTCAGACCCTGTAAGGCTTGAAAATCTTATTGATTATACCGCCGAACGCCAGGTGGTTATCGACAACACCCTTCAGTTTTTAAAAGGTTATCCTGCCAACAACGTCCTTTTATACGGAGACCGGGGTACGGGCAAATCTACGGCTGTAAAAGCCATTTTAAACGAATACCATACCCAGGGCTTGAGGATGGTGGAGGTTCCAAAGAACAATCTCATGGATTTTCCTTTAATTATCCGCCAGCTTAAAGACAGGCCTCAGAAGTTCATAGTATTTGTTGATGACCTGGCTTTTGAAGACAGTGAAGAGAGCTTTACTTCTCTAAAAGCGGTTTTGGAAGGGGGCTTGGAGAGCAGGCCTAAAAATGTGTTGATATATGCCACCTCCAACCGCCGCCATCTCATAAAGGAAAAATTCAGCGACAGAGCAGGGCTGCATTCCGGTAACCGCGATGACGAGGTGAATTCAGTCGATACAATGCAGGAAAAGCTGTCCTTAGCCGATAGGTTTGGAATAACCGTAGTATTTACTTCGCCAAATCAGGATTCCTACTTTAAAATAGTAGAAGGGCTTGCTTCCCAGAGGGGGATTGTGATGGATAAAGAAGAGCTTTTAAAGGAAGCAAAAAAATGGGAGATATGGTATAACGGACGGTCACCCAGAACGGCCCGCCAATTTGTAGACTGGCTGGAAGGCCATGTTGGAAAATAA
- a CDS encoding homoserine dehydrogenase: protein MNNVKIAILGLGNIGQGVWKILNTNSEEILKRSGYKIEVAKILVRDKNKARAVDVPEGLITTNPDDIFNDDSIRIVVELMGGVHPAKDYMIKAIRNKKHVVTANKLAIATEGEEIFKAADEEGVMLYYEASVAGGIPVIHGINESLTANKIQQVMGIINGTTNYILTKMAHEGMDFDSALYEAQQKGYAEADPTSDVDGYDAVYKLAILANLAFGTRVDVNSIYREGIRNIKQVDIQYAKEFGYTIKLLAIVKEIDGALELRVHPTMIPSRHPLANVNDSFNAIFIKGNAVGDLMLYGRGAGDLPTGSAVVGDIISILRNNIDLSSSNASRNNHWSMDVNNIEYAQSEYYIRITVRDVPGVLGRISTIFGDNNVSLSTVIQKGNSKDFVPLVFITHKTSEGDMRKAIKAIEGLQSVLRIENIIRVENSAI, encoded by the coding sequence ATGAATAATGTTAAAATTGCAATCTTAGGGTTAGGCAATATAGGTCAAGGGGTATGGAAGATTCTCAACACCAATAGCGAAGAAATACTAAAACGTTCGGGGTATAAAATAGAGGTGGCAAAGATTCTCGTCCGGGACAAAAATAAGGCAAGAGCTGTAGACGTACCGGAAGGCCTTATAACCACAAACCCCGATGACATATTCAATGATGACAGCATAAGAATAGTTGTGGAGCTTATGGGTGGAGTGCATCCTGCCAAGGATTATATGATAAAAGCCATAAGAAACAAAAAACACGTTGTAACAGCTAATAAATTAGCCATTGCTACGGAAGGCGAGGAAATATTCAAGGCTGCCGATGAAGAAGGCGTAATGCTTTACTATGAAGCCAGCGTAGCAGGGGGAATACCTGTAATACACGGTATAAATGAGAGCCTTACGGCAAACAAAATCCAGCAGGTAATGGGCATCATAAACGGAACGACAAATTATATACTTACAAAAATGGCACACGAAGGTATGGATTTTGATTCGGCTCTTTATGAAGCTCAGCAAAAGGGCTATGCCGAAGCTGACCCTACATCGGATGTGGACGGATATGATGCAGTTTACAAGCTTGCCATACTTGCCAACTTGGCCTTCGGAACAAGGGTTGATGTAAACTCAATCTACAGAGAAGGCATCAGAAATATAAAACAGGTGGATATACAATATGCCAAGGAGTTTGGATACACCATAAAGCTTTTAGCAATAGTAAAAGAAATAGACGGAGCTTTAGAATTAAGGGTGCATCCTACCATGATTCCTTCAAGGCATCCCCTTGCAAATGTGAATGATTCCTTTAATGCCATATTCATAAAAGGAAATGCGGTAGGAGATCTTATGCTATATGGCAGAGGTGCGGGAGACCTGCCTACGGGAAGCGCTGTTGTAGGAGATATCATTTCCATATTGAGAAACAACATCGACCTTTCAAGCAGCAATGCAAGCCGCAACAATCACTGGTCCATGGATGTAAACAATATAGAGTATGCTCAGTCAGAATACTATATAAGGATTACTGTCAGGGATGTGCCGGGTGTACTGGGGAGGATATCCACCATATTCGGAGATAACAATGTCAGCCTTTCAACAGTTATCCAAAAAGGTAACAGCAAGGACTTTGTGCCCCTGGTTTTCATAACCCACAAAACTTCCGAAGGAGACATGAGAAAAGCCATAAAAGCCATTGAAGGTCTGCAAAGCGTATTGAGAATTGAAAATATAATCAGAGTGGAAAATTCCGCAATTTAA
- a CDS encoding glycosyl hydrolase family 18 protein, producing the protein MVIHVVKPGENIYSIARSYGVLPSKIIADNELSNPDQLVVGQTIVILEGERTHRVAPGQSIYSIARMYGVTSEDILAANPSITSPESIDAGQIINIPQRTKKLGTLEVNGYALPNIDMEVLNKTLPNLTYLSIFSYEVNPDGSLRTVNDEPLIQAARDAGVAPIMVITNIEQGGGFNSDVARAIFNSEQVQETLLQNVINTLRTKNYHGLDIDFEYIYPEDREKYNNFLRKAVERLRPLGYTITSALAPKNAADQPGLLYEAHDYPVHGELLDHVILMTYEWGHTYGPPMAVAPLDQVRRVLDYAVTAIPSQKILMGIPNYGYDWKLPYAEGTAASAISNPEAVNRAREAGAAIQFDQKAMTPFFNYRGADGSNHVVWFEDARSIEAKLRLANEFKTGGVSYWTINRFFPQNWLVLNSLFDVRKVI; encoded by the coding sequence TTGGTTATACATGTTGTAAAACCGGGGGAGAACATATACTCAATAGCCAGAAGCTATGGCGTTCTTCCGTCAAAGATTATTGCTGACAATGAGCTTTCAAACCCCGATCAGCTGGTGGTGGGGCAGACCATAGTAATATTGGAAGGTGAACGTACTCACAGAGTGGCTCCAGGACAGTCAATATATTCCATAGCAAGGATGTATGGTGTCACAAGCGAAGATATACTTGCCGCCAATCCCAGCATTACAAGTCCGGAAAGCATAGATGCGGGACAGATAATAAATATTCCGCAAAGAACTAAAAAATTAGGTACATTAGAGGTAAACGGATATGCACTTCCCAATATAGATATGGAGGTACTTAATAAAACTCTTCCCAATCTTACCTATCTAAGCATATTCAGCTACGAGGTAAACCCTGACGGAAGCTTGAGAACCGTAAATGATGAGCCCCTTATTCAGGCTGCAAGGGACGCAGGGGTAGCCCCCATAATGGTTATAACAAACATAGAGCAGGGCGGGGGCTTTAATAGCGATGTTGCCAGGGCAATATTCAACAGCGAGCAGGTACAGGAAACTCTGCTTCAAAATGTAATAAACACTTTAAGGACAAAGAACTATCACGGCTTGGACATCGACTTTGAATATATATATCCGGAAGACAGGGAAAAGTATAATAATTTTTTAAGAAAAGCAGTGGAGAGGCTGAGGCCATTAGGTTACACTATAACTTCAGCACTGGCTCCCAAAAATGCGGCAGATCAGCCGGGCCTTTTGTACGAAGCCCATGATTATCCCGTTCACGGGGAGCTTTTAGACCATGTAATACTCATGACATATGAATGGGGCCATACCTATGGACCTCCCATGGCGGTGGCACCTCTTGACCAGGTAAGACGGGTATTGGATTATGCAGTAACGGCAATTCCCAGCCAAAAGATATTGATGGGAATACCAAATTACGGATATGACTGGAAGCTTCCTTATGCGGAAGGCACCGCTGCATCGGCTATTTCCAATCCTGAAGCGGTTAACAGGGCCAGGGAAGCAGGGGCTGCCATACAGTTTGATCAGAAGGCCATGACTCCTTTCTTCAATTACCGCGGTGCCGACGGAAGCAATCATGTAGTGTGGTTTGAGGATGCCCGAAGCATTGAGGCAAAATTAAGATTGGCAAACGAGTTTAAGACCGGCGGCGTAAGCTACTGGACAATAAATAGGTTCTTTCCGCAAAACTGGCTGGTCTTAAATTCCCTCTTTGATGTTAGAAAAGTAATATAA
- the rsxC gene encoding electron transport complex subunit RsxC — MKAFTFKRGIHPPHGKHFTENKQIEYLLPKGDLVFPLSQHIGAPCEPLVQKGDRVLLGQKIGVEKGFVSSPIHSSVSGTVKNIAPMLTAGGTKVMSIVIENDGLYEKHESLKPRESYQGMSKEELTKIIQEAGVVGMGGATFPTHVKLAPPPDSKIDRIIVNGAECEPFITSDYRVMLEESKRIIEGLKIVLYMFPEAKGYIGIEDNKPQAIEAMRNAARDEKNIEISVLQTKYPQGGEKQLIYAITGRKVPTGGLPSAVGCIVQNIETMVAIERAVLRGRPVMRRIVTVTGGAINEPKVFNVRIGTSFRELIEAAGGFKEDPVKIIAGGPMMGTTVSNIDIPVVKGTSSILCLTAKEAAIPDESNCIRCGKCVGACPMNLIPSTMNALALRNDFEMFEKYRGMDCIECGSCSFVCPAKRHLVQSFRTAKRTILANRKK, encoded by the coding sequence ATGAAAGCCTTTACTTTTAAGCGAGGAATACATCCGCCCCACGGAAAGCATTTTACTGAAAACAAACAAATAGAGTATTTGTTGCCCAAAGGGGATTTAGTTTTTCCTCTGTCACAGCATATCGGCGCACCATGTGAGCCGCTGGTCCAGAAAGGCGACAGAGTTCTGTTAGGTCAGAAGATTGGAGTAGAGAAGGGCTTCGTTTCATCTCCAATACACTCAAGCGTTTCCGGTACGGTTAAAAATATCGCACCAATGCTGACAGCCGGCGGAACAAAGGTTATGTCCATAGTTATAGAAAACGACGGACTGTATGAAAAACATGAAAGCCTCAAGCCGAGAGAAAGCTACCAGGGGATGTCAAAAGAGGAACTCACTAAGATTATCCAGGAAGCAGGGGTAGTGGGTATGGGGGGAGCAACATTCCCGACACATGTAAAGCTTGCACCGCCTCCTGACAGCAAAATTGACCGCATAATCGTAAACGGAGCTGAATGTGAACCCTTCATAACATCTGACTACAGGGTTATGCTGGAGGAATCAAAAAGGATTATCGAGGGTTTGAAGATTGTGCTTTACATGTTTCCAGAAGCAAAGGGCTATATAGGAATTGAAGATAACAAGCCCCAGGCCATAGAAGCAATGAGAAATGCGGCCAGGGATGAAAAAAATATAGAAATATCCGTACTGCAGACAAAATATCCTCAGGGCGGTGAAAAACAGCTTATATATGCCATCACAGGAAGAAAGGTTCCGACGGGAGGGTTGCCCTCGGCAGTAGGCTGTATCGTTCAGAATATAGAAACCATGGTTGCAATTGAGAGGGCGGTACTCAGAGGCCGGCCAGTAATGAGAAGGATAGTTACGGTTACGGGCGGAGCGATAAATGAGCCTAAGGTATTTAATGTTCGTATAGGTACATCTTTCAGAGAGCTTATAGAAGCAGCAGGCGGGTTCAAGGAAGACCCGGTGAAGATTATTGCCGGCGGCCCTATGATGGGTACTACCGTAAGCAATATAGATATACCCGTTGTCAAAGGCACCTCATCTATATTATGCCTTACAGCAAAAGAGGCGGCTATTCCTGATGAGAGCAATTGTATAAGATGCGGGAAATGCGTAGGGGCATGTCCTATGAATCTTATACCATCAACCATGAATGCACTGGCATTGAGAAATGACTTTGAGATGTTTGAAAAGTATCGTGGAATGGATTGTATTGAATGCGGCAGCTGTTCATTTGTATGTCCGGCAAAGCGCCACCTTGTTCAGTCTTTCCGTACTGCAAAAAGAACAATACTTGCAAACAGGAAAAAATAA
- a CDS encoding aspartate kinase, producing MSNIIVAKFGGSSLADSGQFQKVKAIIRADERRRFVVPSAPGKRNKEDEKITDLLYKCHDYVKNNEPIDGVFDIIAERYMGIVKELPINFDIKAHLDIVRKRISEGASADYTASRGEYLNGLILASYLGFDFVDAKDVIFFNEDGQLDSEKTQEVMSAELSKVKNAVIPGFYGSLPNGEIKTFSRGGSDITGAIVARGIGADLYENWTDVSGFLMADPRIVDEPKIIEKITYKELRELAYMGATVLHEDSVFPVRQAKIPINIRNTNSPADAGTLIVSEIEKGDNKGAITGVAGKKNFTVITIEKNLMNSEIGFGRKLLEIFEKYNVSFEHMPSGIDTLCVIAADGQLNGNLKCILDEINCVCKPDNVYVQRDLALIATVGRGMASVRGTAAKLCTALAEDDINIRMIDQGSSEMNIIIGVESCDFEKSIRAIYNKFVK from the coding sequence ATGAGCAATATTATTGTAGCAAAATTTGGAGGTAGTTCCCTGGCTGACTCCGGCCAATTTCAAAAGGTGAAAGCAATTATAAGGGCTGATGAAAGAAGAAGATTCGTGGTTCCGTCGGCACCGGGGAAAAGAAATAAAGAAGATGAAAAAATCACCGACCTTTTATACAAATGTCATGATTATGTTAAGAACAATGAGCCTATTGACGGTGTATTCGATATTATAGCCGAAAGGTATATGGGAATAGTAAAGGAATTACCCATTAATTTTGATATTAAAGCACATCTGGATATAGTAAGGAAGCGAATTTCAGAGGGAGCTTCGGCGGATTATACCGCCAGCCGCGGAGAATATTTAAACGGCCTTATATTGGCAAGCTATCTGGGATTTGATTTTGTGGATGCTAAAGACGTGATTTTCTTTAATGAAGACGGACAATTGGATTCTGAAAAGACCCAGGAGGTCATGAGTGCCGAATTATCTAAGGTAAAAAATGCGGTAATTCCCGGGTTTTACGGGTCACTGCCTAATGGTGAGATAAAGACATTCTCAAGAGGAGGTTCGGATATTACGGGAGCCATCGTCGCCCGCGGCATAGGTGCGGATTTATATGAAAACTGGACAGATGTATCGGGATTTTTAATGGCTGACCCCAGAATAGTGGATGAGCCTAAAATAATAGAGAAAATAACATATAAGGAATTAAGAGAGCTTGCCTACATGGGCGCTACTGTTCTTCACGAGGATTCGGTATTTCCCGTAAGACAGGCTAAAATACCTATAAACATAAGAAATACAAATTCACCGGCAGATGCCGGCACCCTCATTGTAAGCGAAATAGAAAAGGGAGACAATAAAGGGGCTATAACCGGGGTGGCAGGAAAGAAAAACTTCACGGTTATAACCATAGAGAAGAATCTCATGAATTCGGAAATAGGCTTTGGCCGAAAGCTTTTGGAGATTTTTGAGAAATATAATGTATCCTTTGAACACATGCCGTCAGGAATCGATACATTATGTGTAATAGCCGCCGACGGTCAATTAAACGGAAATTTAAAGTGCATATTGGACGAAATAAACTGTGTCTGTAAGCCGGATAACGTATATGTGCAAAGAGATCTTGCCTTAATCGCGACTGTTGGCAGGGGCATGGCAAGCGTAAGAGGAACCGCGGCAAAGTTATGTACGGCTCTTGCCGAGGACGATATAAACATAAGGATGATAGATCAGGGATCCAGTGAAATGAACATCATAATCGGGGTGGAATCCTGTGATTTTGAAAAATCAATACGTGCAATTTATAATAAATTTGTAAAATAA
- the thrC gene encoding threonine synthase: MEQVFYNSTRGSIKNISSSQAIIKGIAEDGGLLVPEKFPYVKDMLVKMKKMDYKELAYFIMSRYLTDFEESELKACIKGAYGSKFDSQDVAPVKKVGETYFLELFHGPTLAFKDMALSILPYLLKTAVKKQNINKEVVILTATSGDTGKAALEGFSDVEGTSIIVFFPEDGVSEIQKRQMTAHKGKNTHVVGVLGNFDDTQNGVKEIFTDNEYSELLDKKGYMFSSANSINIGRLIPQVVYYFHAYLNILSEDEIAKDEKVNFVVPTGNFGNILAAYYAKEMGLPINKLICASNDNKVLYDFMGSGRYDRTRQFFTTISPSMDILISSNLERLLFEISGKDSEKIKELMALLKDKGVYDITSEMKEKLYDFYGGYAKEEETKNTIRKIFKTKGYLMDTHTAVAYNVYEKYLEETKDDTKTVIVSTASPYKFTSSVMTSIDEKYAQFSDFKLMDEMSKLSGLDIPQPIKDIETRPVIHKTTCPRDKMKDVVSDILNI, encoded by the coding sequence GTGGAGCAAGTATTTTATAACAGCACTCGCGGCAGTATAAAAAACATATCTTCATCCCAGGCCATAATAAAGGGAATAGCCGAGGACGGCGGACTGCTCGTACCTGAAAAATTCCCCTATGTTAAAGATATGCTTGTAAAGATGAAGAAGATGGATTACAAGGAGCTGGCTTATTTTATAATGAGCAGATACTTAACCGACTTTGAGGAAAGCGAACTCAAAGCATGCATAAAGGGTGCATATGGGAGCAAGTTTGACTCACAGGATGTGGCCCCCGTTAAAAAAGTCGGGGAAACATATTTTTTAGAGCTTTTTCACGGGCCTACATTGGCCTTCAAGGATATGGCATTGTCAATACTTCCCTATCTTTTAAAAACAGCTGTCAAAAAGCAGAACATAAACAAGGAAGTAGTGATTTTAACTGCCACATCGGGAGACACGGGCAAAGCCGCATTGGAAGGTTTCAGTGATGTTGAAGGTACAAGCATTATAGTATTCTTTCCCGAGGATGGGGTCAGCGAGATACAAAAGCGCCAGATGACTGCACATAAGGGTAAAAACACTCATGTGGTCGGGGTTTTAGGCAATTTTGACGATACCCAGAACGGCGTTAAGGAGATTTTTACCGACAATGAATACTCTGAGCTTTTAGATAAAAAGGGATACATGTTTTCTTCTGCAAATTCAATTAATATAGGAAGGCTTATCCCACAGGTTGTGTATTATTTTCATGCTTATCTTAATATCTTAAGTGAAGACGAAATAGCTAAAGACGAGAAAGTCAATTTTGTGGTACCTACAGGCAATTTCGGAAACATACTGGCAGCTTATTATGCAAAAGAAATGGGACTTCCCATAAACAAGCTCATATGTGCATCCAATGATAACAAGGTATTGTATGATTTCATGGGCAGCGGACGATATGACAGGACCAGGCAGTTCTTCACCACCATATCGCCTTCTATGGATATACTGATATCAAGCAATTTGGAAAGGCTGCTATTTGAAATAAGCGGCAAGGATTCGGAAAAAATAAAAGAACTTATGGCGCTTTTAAAGGATAAGGGCGTTTATGATATAACTTCTGAAATGAAAGAAAAGCTGTATGATTTTTACGGCGGTTATGCAAAGGAAGAAGAGACGAAGAACACCATAAGGAAAATATTCAAGACAAAAGGCTATTTAATGGACACCCATACGGCCGTTGCATATAATGTCTATGAGAAATATCTTGAAGAAACAAAGGATGATACAAAAACAGTTATAGTATCCACTGCCAGCCCTTACAAATTTACGTCGTCGGTTATGACTTCCATAGATGAAAAATATGCCCAATTTAGCGACTTCAAGCTGATGGATGAAATGAGCAAGTTAAGCGGCCTTGATATACCGCAGCCCATAAAGGATATCGAAACAAGACCGGTTATCCATAAAACCACCTGTCCAAGGGATAAAATGAAAGATGTAGTTTCTGATATTTTAAATATATAA
- a CDS encoding DUF3810 domain-containing protein yields MKKKGFQKKYLFVLLLPAAFFLAQISAAHPEFVEKLYSNTIYKPIGIILSNITGIFPFSVAELTVLLLTALLLYGIGKVIMSFIRRKPNALRFFLNYLGNILIFTSIIYFLFMVLWGLNYYRQPFSKITGLDVSPADLEELEEVCVMLINNANDLRQRMGETETGTMKLNSTLQDAYLRAGAGYENASSLYAVLDGKFGRPKGVFASVIMSYAGISGVYFPLTSEANVNKDMPPSMLPCTISHEMAHQRGFAREDEANYIAYLTCRLHPDDDFKYSGVLLALINSMNALYSYDREKYLYLRQSYSEGVNKDLGELNAFWQKYEGPFEKISNSINDTYLKANRQQDGVHSYGRMVDLIIAEHRAEKQIP; encoded by the coding sequence ATGAAAAAGAAAGGCTTTCAAAAGAAATATCTGTTTGTGCTGCTTCTTCCTGCGGCATTTTTCCTGGCGCAAATTTCTGCTGCCCACCCTGAATTTGTTGAAAAATTATATTCAAATACCATATATAAGCCCATCGGTATAATATTAAGCAATATAACCGGTATCTTTCCCTTCTCCGTTGCAGAGCTTACAGTATTATTATTAACGGCATTGCTTTTATATGGTATTGGTAAGGTTATCATGAGCTTCATAAGAAGAAAACCTAATGCCTTAAGGTTTTTTCTTAATTACCTGGGAAATATATTAATCTTTACAAGCATAATTTACTTTCTTTTTATGGTACTGTGGGGTTTGAATTATTACAGGCAGCCCTTTTCCAAAATAACCGGCCTGGATGTTTCACCTGCCGACCTTGAAGAATTAGAAGAAGTATGTGTTATGCTCATAAACAATGCTAATGACCTTCGTCAAAGGATGGGTGAGACGGAAACAGGCACCATGAAGCTTAATTCCACCTTGCAGGATGCTTATTTGCGGGCAGGTGCAGGATATGAAAATGCATCTTCTCTTTATGCTGTTCTTGACGGAAAATTCGGAAGGCCAAAGGGAGTCTTTGCATCAGTTATAATGTCCTATGCAGGGATATCGGGCGTATACTTCCCTTTAACCTCCGAAGCTAATGTAAACAAGGATATGCCGCCTTCCATGCTTCCATGCACCATCAGCCATGAAATGGCTCATCAGAGGGGCTTTGCCAGAGAGGATGAAGCAAATTACATAGCTTATCTTACCTGCAGGCTGCACCCTGATGATGATTTTAAATATTCAGGGGTGCTCCTTGCCTTGATAAATTCCATGAACGCTTTATACAGCTATGACAGGGAAAAATATTTATACCTCCGCCAAAGTTACAGCGAAGGTGTAAATAAAGATTTAGGAGAGCTAAATGCCTTCTGGCAAAAATACGAGGGTCCTTTTGAAAAAATTTCAAACAGTATAAATGATACTTACCTTAAAGCCAACAGGCAGCAGGACGGGGTTCACAGCTACGGAAGAATGGTAGACCTAATTATAGCCGAGCACCGCGCTGAAAAGCAAATTCCTTAA
- a CDS encoding CCA tRNA nucleotidyltransferase has translation MKLKLPAEVNFIIKKLNDQSFEAYIVGGCVRDILLLKEPKDWDICTNALPQMVTDIFKSFCKVIPTGAKHGTVTLLLNKKHFEVTTYRIDGAYSDFRRPDSISFTSSIEEDLSRRDFTINAMAYNPSKGLIDPHGGQRDLSKKVINCVGDPEHRLFEDYLRALRAVRFSCQLEFEISPATSASIKRHNDLIIHISKERIREEFIKILLSTVPEKGVKIFIEYGLLFYIIPELIYVAESPLFLKSLKALGYSPADLITRLAIILYPVRHANKKPANALKYLRFDNDTAVSVSNILDCAMALPSLSMKAVKKFMTKAGIQNLDMLFDLLTANAKAADDNSEELLYIENLKDKCSGIIKEKEPLTLKDLDIDGNDIKALGVVEGKKIGKLLNTLLDIVLDEPKLNDKEILKNILKDKFI, from the coding sequence ATGAAACTGAAATTACCCGCCGAAGTAAATTTTATTATAAAGAAGCTTAATGACCAAAGCTTTGAGGCATATATTGTTGGAGGCTGTGTGAGGGACATCCTTCTGTTAAAAGAGCCAAAGGATTGGGACATATGCACCAATGCCCTGCCCCAGATGGTAACTGATATATTTAAATCCTTCTGTAAGGTTATACCTACGGGAGCAAAGCATGGCACCGTCACTTTATTATTGAACAAAAAACACTTTGAAGTGACCACATACAGAATAGACGGTGCCTACAGCGACTTCAGACGGCCGGACAGCATTTCATTTACCTCCTCCATTGAAGAGGACTTGTCAAGAAGGGATTTTACCATAAATGCTATGGCTTATAATCCTTCAAAAGGCCTTATAGACCCTCATGGCGGTCAAAGAGACTTGAGCAAAAAAGTAATAAACTGCGTTGGGGATCCGGAACACAGGCTTTTTGAGGATTATTTAAGGGCTTTAAGAGCTGTACGCTTTTCCTGCCAGCTGGAGTTTGAAATATCACCCGCAACTTCTGCTTCCATAAAAAGGCATAATGATTTAATCATACATATAAGCAAGGAACGCATAAGAGAAGAGTTTATCAAGATATTGTTAAGTACGGTGCCTGAAAAAGGAGTAAAAATTTTTATAGAATACGGCCTTCTTTTTTATATAATACCCGAATTGATTTATGTGGCGGAAAGCCCTTTGTTTTTAAAATCTCTGAAAGCACTTGGCTATTCGCCGGCGGATTTAATAACCCGGCTGGCGATAATTCTATATCCCGTAAGACATGCAAATAAAAAGCCGGCCAATGCCTTAAAATACCTCCGTTTTGACAATGATACCGCAGTTTCAGTATCCAATATTTTAGACTGTGCCATGGCTCTTCCTTCTCTTAGCATGAAAGCCGTTAAAAAATTTATGACAAAAGCCGGAATTCAAAACCTAGACATGCTTTTTGATTTATTAACTGCAAATGCTAAGGCAGCGGATGATAATTCAGAGGAACTTCTATATATAGAAAACCTCAAGGATAAATGCAGCGGTATTATAAAAGAAAAAGAACCATTGACATTGAAGGACTTAGATATAGATGGCAATGACATAAAGGCTCTGGGAGTAGTTGAAGGGAAAAAAATAGGCAAGTTATTAAATACCCTTTTGGATATTGTACTTGATGAACCAAAGCTTAACGATAAAGAGATACTTAAGAATATACTGAAGGATAAATTTATATAA